The following nucleotide sequence is from Paenibacillus andongensis.
GATCCCAACTCCTCTTTTGCCTTCTGCAACTTACCCTCGGAACGACTGGCAATGATTACTTCCGCTCCAAGCGTTATTGCTTGTTTAGCTGTTTCCAATCCAATCCCGGAGCTTCCGCCGATAATCACTACTTTTTGATTCTGTAACATATTTATTCCTCCTAATTTTGTATTTGTTAAAAATTCAATACCTCTTTTAGATGTACATCCAGTTCGGATACAAATTGATCAACATTCGGATTTTTGACGACATCATAACAAGCGAAGCTTTTTAATGGTTGCATGCCAAGAAATTCCTGTACACGATGTAAATGACTTACTGCTTCTTCTAAGCTATTCCCTTTGAAAAACTGAGCTGGATCGTTAAATGCTTCTTTAGGTGCATTCCAAGTCGTCGAAAACATATATTTTTTGCCGGTTAATAATCCGCCTCTCCCATATAGATCGTTGCCCTTGAAAAATAATCCGTAAGCATAGACTTCGTCCATATAGGTTTTAAATAACCCTGGGACACTGAACCAGTAGATGGGTGTTTGGTAAATGATAATGTCAGCCCATAGAAATTTTTGTTGTTCTTCTTCGATGGAATATCCGTTTTGAATTATTGTTGTTTGGATATTGTTCTTTTCTTTTAAGAGACTCACTATGCTCTGCATCAATGTTTGATTCAATTTTCCCGATGAAGAACCATATTTTTGGTGACCATTAATAATAAGTATGTTTTTCATCTTCACGCTTCTCCTCCATAAGATCTCTATTTGCTTCACATCACTATTATAAATAAAGTAAATTCATTTTGGGAAGTAGTGATTTTAAATTCATATAATTTCCGAAAAGTTACTATTGTGATATAATGGGATAAATCAATCGTTTTTTTATGGAGGATATTCGTATGAGCGTTGTTGAACCTATCGAATTAACCAAAGGAACACCAGGCGTACCATGCCCCATTGCCAAAACACTTGACGTGATTGGGACGAAATGGACCTTTTTAATTATTCGGGACCTTCTTATCGAAGGTACGCTGCGATTCAGCGACCTGCTGAAATCAATGGATGGCATTAGTCCAAAAACGCTCTCGCTCCGTCTTAAGGTGCTAGAGGAACATGGCGTAGTGGAAAGGAAAGTGTTTCCCGAAGTCCCCCCTCGCGTAGAATATACGTTAACGGAAAAAGGAAAGAATTTGGAACGCATTTTTGTTGAATTAAAGAGGTTTGGATTAAATTTGTAAAAGATTCAACAGGTTTGTGTTTGGTTATGGGTAATGTGGTAACCCATGTTGTATTTCCTACAACAATACGCGCGCCTAAAGGCTATATTGCAACTTGAAGTTGCAGTTCGTATAATAATTTGAGCCCATTTGCATCAAAAATTTGTAAGACATTCGGAAAATTGGATCATTTAGATGTGATGTAGGTGAATATTGCCCTTTTTTAGTAGGAAAGACGAACGATTCTCTTGATTAATTCTGAAATCCTATGTATTATTAAGATAGATTTTCATGCATATGGGTTGATAATTGATCTTGAAGGTGATTCCATGCCACAACTAGATTCTAATGAATACAAGAAGAAGCTGTGTCACCTCTATAACGAAATCTCCAAAGAGTTGTTCGGGTTTGGCACAACACTGCTGAAGGTTTCCATTGATCAGAACATTATTACTTTTCATGCTAAGCATCGCCGCTCACCACGTTCAACTGCATTAGAGGGCGAGGCGCCAACGCTCAAACACGAAGTCGATTTTTATATGTCCTCCATATACAAGAAGAGAATCCGGGAGAAGCTAGAGCAAGAACTTGGCTTATCCATGGATGCCGTATTAAGGGACTATGATCCGCCGACGCAATGGGCAATCACGAACATTATTCTTAAACAAACCGAATAGTCTAGTCGACGGTGTTCTCTTTTGATTTATCTTAAGAGGAAACCACATGTATACCAATAGATGTCACTTTGCATTGTTTACAATGAAGAGTGCTCTTGTTAGAAGCTTCTTTCTATCAAGGGTACTTTTCTTTTTTTTGTATAGCTGGATTTTGGGTGAAAGCGCATAGATCTGGGGTCTTGAAGAATACTAGTAAAAATTTGACAGGGGATTCACGCATTACAATCATACATGAAAAACTTGGGAGGACGATGAATGATGAAACAAAAAATGGTTCGTGGTTTAATTTCTTTATCTGTAGTAGGACTAGCCTTAACAGGTTGCGGCACAGCGCCTGCGAAGGACCAGGGCAATACAAGTGGAGCTACAACAGCGCCCACAGCAGCAGCCACAGCGGCATCCAAAGGGGAACCTACAACGTTAGTCATTTCCACCTGGGGGTTTTCCGATGATTTCTTCAAGAAAGAAGTGTACGCG
It contains:
- a CDS encoding NAD(P)H-dependent oxidoreductase, with product MKNILIINGHQKYGSSSGKLNQTLMQSIVSLLKEKNNIQTTIIQNGYSIEEEQQKFLWADIIIYQTPIYWFSVPGLFKTYMDEVYAYGLFFKGNDLYGRGGLLTGKKYMFSTTWNAPKEAFNDPAQFFKGNSLEEAVSHLHRVQEFLGMQPLKSFACYDVVKNPNVDQFVSELDVHLKEVLNF
- a CDS encoding winged helix-turn-helix transcriptional regulator, encoding MSVVEPIELTKGTPGVPCPIAKTLDVIGTKWTFLIIRDLLIEGTLRFSDLLKSMDGISPKTLSLRLKVLEEHGVVERKVFPEVPPRVEYTLTEKGKNLERIFVELKRFGLNL
- a CDS encoding DUF2294 domain-containing protein, with protein sequence MPQLDSNEYKKKLCHLYNEISKELFGFGTTLLKVSIDQNIITFHAKHRRSPRSTALEGEAPTLKHEVDFYMSSIYKKRIREKLEQELGLSMDAVLRDYDPPTQWAITNIILKQTE